In the Chryseobacterium sp. MYb264 genome, one interval contains:
- a CDS encoding helix-turn-helix domain-containing protein gives MESRETIKGFYERNAQNQGLQCIKTPGVGHFNVFSREHCSSITPYSRRDYYKISLIIGKGKLHYADKWIHVDRPALLFSNPVIPYSWEADDDDQKGFFCLFTDHFLHDGNRLGMLQDSPLFRIGGTPIFFIDEDQQKTVSDIFIKMMTEIQSDYLHKYDMLRAYLHLLIHETVKMQPAENFEPYQNASQRVASLFMELLERQFPIDSPERFLRLKSPVDYAENLSIHVNSLNRSVKEITGRTTSQQITSRIIQEANALLKHTDWNVSEIAYGLGFEEPAYFTNYFKKQTGMTPNAVRTAVV, from the coding sequence ATGGAATCCAGAGAAACAATAAAAGGTTTTTATGAGCGAAATGCTCAGAATCAAGGTTTGCAATGTATTAAAACGCCGGGAGTTGGGCATTTCAATGTATTTTCGCGTGAACATTGTTCATCCATTACGCCTTATAGCCGAAGAGATTACTATAAAATTTCATTGATTATAGGAAAGGGAAAGCTTCATTATGCGGACAAATGGATTCATGTTGATCGACCTGCCTTACTGTTTTCAAATCCTGTAATTCCGTATTCTTGGGAAGCTGACGACGATGATCAGAAAGGTTTTTTCTGCCTTTTTACTGATCATTTTTTACATGATGGAAACCGTTTGGGAATGCTTCAGGATTCACCGCTTTTCAGAATTGGCGGAACTCCGATCTTCTTTATTGATGAGGATCAACAGAAAACTGTTTCAGATATTTTTATTAAAATGATGACCGAAATTCAATCGGATTATCTGCATAAATATGATATGCTGCGCGCTTATCTTCATCTTCTGATTCATGAAACGGTGAAAATGCAGCCTGCAGAAAATTTTGAACCCTATCAAAATGCTTCACAGCGAGTGGCTTCGTTATTCATGGAATTGCTTGAAAGACAGTTTCCCATCGACAGTCCGGAACGTTTTTTAAGATTAAAAAGTCCTGTGGATTATGCCGAGAATTTATCTATTCATGTGAATTCTCTCAACCGCTCAGTAAAAGAAATTACCGGAAGAACAACCAGCCAGCAGATTACTTCAAGAATTATTCAGGAAGCAAATGCTTTATTAAAGCATACGGATTGGAACGTCTCGGAAATCGCCTACGGATTGGGGTTTGAAGAACCTGCTTATTTCACCAATTATTTTAAAAAGCAAACAGGAATGACTCCGAATGCTGTTCGAACAGCTGTTGTTTGA